A genomic region of Noviherbaspirillum sp. L7-7A contains the following coding sequences:
- a CDS encoding helicase HerA-like C-terminal domain-containing protein, with protein MPDPLLIAKNQTHELLLLPQLVNRHGSITGATGTGKTVTLQVIAESLSKIGVPVFMADVKGDLSGLAKAGAPNPKISERLATLGLEEPRWAGCPTTFWDVYGEQGHPVRATVSDLGPLLLSRMLNLNDVQEGVLQLVFKIADDNGLLLLDLKDLRAMLQHVGENAASFQTEYGNVSAASIGAIQRGLVAIEEQGGDRFFGEPMLNIEDLMQTDGNGRGVINILAADKLLNAPRLYSTFLLWMLSELFEHLPEVGDVDKPRLVFFFDEAHLLFDDAPRALLQKIEQVVRLIRSKGVGVYFVTQNPIDIPDTVLGQLGNRVQHALRAYTPRDRKAVQAAAETFRPNPDLDVVQVISEMGVGEALVSFLDAKGRPEPVQRAFVLPPASQIGPITPAERQAAQAGSLVAGVYETAIDRESAYEVLKGRTATRAPVRNERAVPGPTPPAPAPSGGPSVSDRVQDALGGLLGGGGGSRRKDTVVEAIVKSAARSIGSSVGRELIRGVLGSLLKRK; from the coding sequence ATGCCAGATCCGCTCCTGATTGCAAAAAACCAGACCCACGAATTGCTGCTTCTGCCACAACTGGTCAACCGGCACGGCAGCATCACCGGCGCCACCGGCACCGGCAAGACGGTAACCTTGCAGGTGATTGCCGAATCGCTATCGAAAATCGGCGTCCCGGTGTTCATGGCCGACGTGAAGGGCGATTTGTCGGGCCTGGCCAAGGCCGGCGCGCCGAATCCCAAGATCAGCGAGCGCCTGGCGACGCTGGGCCTGGAAGAGCCGCGGTGGGCCGGCTGCCCGACCACCTTCTGGGATGTCTACGGCGAACAGGGCCATCCGGTGCGGGCCACCGTCTCCGACCTCGGACCGCTTCTGCTGTCGCGCATGCTGAACCTGAACGATGTGCAGGAAGGCGTGCTGCAGCTCGTGTTCAAGATCGCCGACGACAATGGCCTGCTGCTGCTGGATCTAAAGGACCTGCGGGCGATGCTGCAGCATGTCGGCGAGAACGCCGCCTCGTTCCAGACCGAGTACGGCAATGTCTCGGCCGCCAGCATCGGCGCGATCCAGCGCGGGCTGGTGGCGATCGAGGAGCAGGGCGGCGACCGGTTCTTCGGCGAGCCCATGCTCAATATCGAGGACCTGATGCAGACCGACGGCAATGGCCGTGGCGTGATCAACATCCTGGCCGCCGACAAGCTGCTCAACGCGCCGCGGCTGTATTCCACCTTCCTGCTGTGGATGCTGTCGGAGCTGTTCGAGCACCTGCCGGAAGTGGGCGACGTCGACAAGCCGCGCCTGGTGTTCTTCTTCGACGAGGCCCACCTGCTGTTCGACGACGCGCCGCGGGCGCTGCTGCAGAAGATCGAGCAGGTGGTGCGGCTGATCCGTTCCAAGGGCGTGGGCGTGTACTTCGTGACGCAGAATCCGATCGACATTCCCGACACGGTGCTGGGCCAGCTCGGCAACCGGGTGCAGCATGCGCTGCGCGCCTACACGCCGCGCGACCGCAAGGCGGTGCAGGCGGCCGCCGAAACCTTCCGGCCCAACCCGGACCTGGATGTGGTGCAGGTGATCAGCGAAATGGGCGTGGGCGAGGCGCTGGTGTCCTTCCTGGACGCCAAGGGCCGGCCGGAGCCGGTGCAGCGCGCTTTCGTCCTGCCGCCGGCGTCGCAGATCGGGCCGATCACGCCCGCGGAGCGGCAGGCGGCGCAGGCCGGATCGCTGGTAGCCGGCGTGTATGAAACCGCGATCGACCGCGAGTCGGCCTATGAAGTGCTGAAAGGCCGCACCGCCACCCGCGCGCCGGTGAGGAACGAGCGCGCGGTGCCGGGGCCGACGCCGCCGGCGCCCGCGCCGTCCGGCGGGCCGTCGGTCAGCGACCGGGTGCAGGATGCGCTGGGCGGCCTCCTGGGCGGTGGCGGCGGCAGCCGGCGCAAGGATACGGTGGTGGAAGCCATCGTCAAGTCGGCGGCGCGCTCGATCGGCTCCAGCGTCGGCAGGGAATTGATCCGCGGCGTGCTGGGTTCGCTGCTCAAGCGCAAGTAG
- a CDS encoding DMT family transporter: MTSSSVSLPAQRQAFLAGLAIAVVGAVLFSTKAIVAKLIYRYPVDAVTLIGFRMLFSLPFFAVVAIWHARRSPPLPGSDRLRIVFLGLLGYYLSSFLDFLGLQYISAGLERLILFLTPSFVLLISVFFLHKKIGRLEWGALLVSYSGTVLVFLHDARTGGANVPLGGAFVLASAVTYALYLLMSGELVRRVGPMRLVAYAMCVSSFACILQFLALKPIVMLAQPAPVYGLSLVNAVFCTVLPVFLTMIAVARIGAPTVSLTGMVGPVSTLFLGAWVLGEPITAIQLAGTALVLAGIYLLSKKKA, translated from the coding sequence ATGACTTCCTCCTCCGTTTCACTGCCGGCGCAGCGCCAGGCTTTCTTGGCCGGGCTGGCAATCGCCGTTGTCGGCGCCGTGCTGTTCTCCACCAAGGCGATCGTCGCCAAGCTGATCTACCGTTACCCGGTCGACGCCGTCACCCTGATCGGTTTCCGCATGCTGTTCTCGCTGCCCTTCTTCGCGGTGGTGGCGATCTGGCATGCGCGCCGCTCGCCGCCCCTGCCCGGCAGCGACCGGCTGCGCATCGTCTTCCTCGGGCTGCTGGGCTATTACCTGTCGAGCTTTCTCGATTTCCTGGGCCTGCAATACATCAGCGCCGGCCTGGAGCGGCTGATCCTGTTCCTGACGCCGTCCTTCGTGCTGCTGATCTCGGTGTTTTTCCTGCACAAGAAAATCGGCCGGCTGGAATGGGGCGCGCTGCTGGTGTCCTACTCCGGCACGGTGCTGGTATTCCTGCATGACGCCCGCACCGGCGGCGCCAACGTGCCGCTCGGCGGCGCTTTCGTGCTGGCCAGCGCCGTCACCTATGCGCTGTACCTGCTGATGTCGGGCGAACTGGTGCGCCGGGTCGGGCCGATGCGGCTGGTGGCCTATGCGATGTGCGTTTCCAGCTTTGCATGCATACTTCAGTTCCTGGCGCTGAAGCCCATAGTCATGCTGGCGCAGCCGGCGCCGGTGTATGGCCTGTCGCTGGTCAATGCGGTGTTCTGCACGGTGCTGCCGGTGTTCCTGACCATGATCGCGGTGGCCCGCATCGGCGCGCCGACGGTGTCCCTGACGGGCATGGTCGGGCCGGTATCGACACTGTTTCTGGGCGCCTGGGTGCTGGGCGAACCGATTACGGCAATCCAGCTGGCCGGCACCGCGCTGGTGCTGGCCGGCATTTATTTACTATCAAAAAAGAAAGCGTAG
- a CDS encoding SDR family oxidoreductase, whose protein sequence is MDLGIKGKTALVCGASKGLGKGCAEALAADGVNLVLVARNAEALEKTAEDIRRAHGVNVTAVAADITTPEGRAQALAACPAPDILVTNAGGPPTGDFRDWGREQWIAALDANMLTPIELIKATVDGMISRGFGRIVNITSSAVKAPIDVLGLSNGARSGLTGFVAGIARKTVAHNVTINNLLPGPFDTDRLGATMAGAAKASGKSIDEVKEARRKQNPAQRFGTAAEFGAFCAFMCSAHAGYMTGQNILLDGGAYPGTF, encoded by the coding sequence ATGGATCTGGGAATCAAGGGCAAGACCGCGCTGGTATGCGGCGCATCCAAGGGACTGGGCAAGGGCTGCGCCGAGGCGCTGGCCGCCGATGGCGTGAACCTGGTGCTGGTGGCGCGCAATGCCGAAGCGCTGGAAAAAACCGCCGAGGACATCCGGCGTGCCCATGGCGTCAATGTGACCGCGGTGGCGGCCGACATCACCACGCCGGAAGGCCGGGCGCAGGCGCTGGCCGCCTGCCCGGCGCCGGACATCCTGGTCACCAATGCCGGCGGCCCGCCGACCGGCGATTTCCGCGACTGGGGCAGGGAACAATGGATCGCCGCGCTGGACGCCAACATGTTGACGCCCATCGAGCTGATCAAGGCCACCGTCGACGGCATGATCAGCCGCGGCTTCGGCCGCATCGTCAACATCACCTCGAGCGCGGTGAAGGCGCCGATCGATGTGCTGGGCCTGTCCAACGGCGCCCGTTCCGGCCTGACCGGCTTCGTCGCCGGCATCGCCCGCAAGACCGTGGCGCACAATGTCACCATCAACAACCTGCTGCCAGGGCCCTTCGACACCGACCGCCTGGGCGCCACCATGGCCGGCGCGGCCAAGGCCAGCGGCAAGAGCATCGATGAGGTCAAGGAAGCGCGTCGCAAGCAGAACCCGGCGCAGCGCTTTGGCACCGCGGCTGAATTCGGCGCCTTCTGCGCCTTCATGTGCAGTGCCCATGCCGGCTACATGACCGGGCAGAACATCCTGCTCGACGGCGGCGCCTATCCCGGCACCTTTTAA
- a CDS encoding quinone oxidoreductase, with the protein MTKAIRIFKTGGPEVMEHVDVEVGEPGPGEARVRHHACGLNYIDVYFRTGLYPQPLPAGLGMEGAGVVEAVGEGVSHVKPGDRVAYAARPPGAYAEARVMPAAVLVKLPDNIDFETGAAMMLQGLTVQYLFRRTFPLKGGETILFHAAAGGVGLIACQWARALGVNLIGTVGSDQKGELAKQHGATHVINYNKENFVERVKEITGGRGVPVVYDSIGVDTFTGSLDCLSPLGTMVSFGSASGPVPPFSLNELASRGSLFITRPTLFSYSAKREDLEAMAADLFDVVGSGKVKIEINQRYALKDAAQAHIDLEGRKTTGSTILLP; encoded by the coding sequence ATGACCAAAGCGATCAGGATCTTCAAGACCGGCGGACCGGAAGTAATGGAACATGTCGACGTCGAAGTCGGCGAGCCGGGACCGGGCGAGGCGCGGGTGCGGCACCATGCCTGCGGCCTGAACTATATCGATGTCTACTTCCGCACCGGCCTGTATCCGCAGCCGCTGCCGGCCGGCCTGGGCATGGAAGGCGCCGGCGTGGTGGAAGCGGTGGGCGAGGGCGTGAGCCATGTGAAGCCGGGCGACCGTGTCGCCTATGCCGCCCGTCCGCCCGGCGCTTATGCCGAGGCGCGGGTGATGCCGGCGGCGGTGCTGGTGAAACTGCCGGACAATATCGACTTCGAAACCGGCGCGGCCATGATGCTGCAGGGCCTGACGGTGCAGTACCTGTTCCGCCGCACCTTCCCGTTGAAGGGCGGCGAAACAATCCTGTTCCACGCGGCCGCCGGCGGCGTCGGCCTGATCGCCTGCCAGTGGGCGCGCGCGCTGGGCGTGAACCTGATCGGCACGGTGGGCTCGGATCAGAAGGGCGAGTTGGCCAAACAGCATGGCGCAACCCATGTGATCAACTACAACAAGGAAAACTTCGTCGAGCGTGTGAAGGAAATCACGGGCGGGCGCGGCGTGCCGGTGGTGTATGACTCGATCGGCGTTGATACCTTCACCGGCTCGCTGGACTGCCTGTCGCCGTTGGGCACCATGGTCAGCTTCGGCAGCGCGTCCGGCCCGGTGCCGCCGTTCAGCCTGAACGAGCTGGCCTCGCGCGGCTCGCTGTTCATCACCCGGCCGACGCTGTTTAGCTATTCCGCCAAGCGGGAAGACCTGGAAGCGATGGCGGCCGACCTGTTCGACGTGGTCGGCAGCGGCAAGGTCAAGATCGAGATCAACCAGCGCTATGCATTGAAGGATGCGGCGCAGGCGCATATCGACCTCGAAGGCCGCAAGACCACCGGCTCCACCATCCTGCTGCCGTGA
- a CDS encoding bifunctional protein-serine/threonine kinase/phosphatase has product MPLTVTAAHSTHPGPRASNEDFVGMVTPDEPERSTKGLIAAIADGVSGNDGGREASEFTVRNLLSDYYATPDTWPVTQCLQKVITAVNSWVQSQGTKRPELAGMATTLTALVLRGNFYYFSHVGDTRLYLLRAGKLERLTTDHVWDKPEMQHVLTRAVGLDTRIAIDHGMGECRVGDIFLLATDGLWSALTEYELNRQLSLLALKSADAESTAQGLLQAAQQAGTGDNLSALVIRIESLPEADLRDALATMRHLPLPPRLKPGQSLDGLVVEEQVHASRATILYRVRDPATGRRLVLKTLQPERDNDPAERSAFAHEEWLARRAVARFFPQVVTLSERSCLYYLSTWHDGATLQQHLDAGRHFTMPEVVTEGSRLVRALGALHRRSIIHRDIKPANVHLGDDGELRVLDLGVAQSGLEAGAGPSAPQAGTPSFLAPEQYDNAVPSRQTDIYAAGVTLYLMLTRQYPYGEIEAFQRPRFGEPAPPTRYRPDVPLWLENVLLKAVARNPADRFETAEEFLLALERGPSRPLPAPAAVPLARRDPAMLWRGVAAVSIVLNLLLLYLVALR; this is encoded by the coding sequence ATGCCTCTCACCGTCACCGCAGCCCACAGCACCCATCCCGGCCCGCGCGCCAGCAATGAAGACTTTGTCGGCATGGTCACGCCGGACGAGCCCGAGCGCAGCACCAAGGGCCTGATCGCGGCGATCGCCGATGGCGTGTCGGGCAACGATGGCGGCCGCGAGGCGTCCGAATTCACGGTGCGCAACCTGCTGTCGGACTACTACGCCACGCCCGACACCTGGCCGGTGACCCAGTGCCTGCAGAAGGTCATCACCGCGGTCAACAGCTGGGTGCAGAGCCAGGGCACGAAACGGCCTGAACTGGCCGGCATGGCTACCACCCTCACGGCACTGGTCCTGCGCGGCAATTTCTATTACTTCTCGCATGTCGGCGACACCCGGCTCTACCTGCTGCGCGCCGGCAAGCTGGAGCGGCTTACCACCGACCATGTCTGGGACAAGCCGGAAATGCAGCATGTGCTGACGCGCGCGGTCGGGCTCGATACCCGCATCGCCATCGACCACGGCATGGGCGAGTGCCGCGTCGGCGATATCTTCCTGCTGGCGACCGACGGCCTGTGGAGCGCGCTGACCGAGTACGAACTCAACCGCCAGCTGTCGCTGCTGGCATTGAAGTCGGCCGATGCGGAAAGCACCGCGCAGGGCCTGCTGCAGGCAGCGCAGCAGGCTGGCACGGGCGACAACCTGAGCGCGCTGGTGATCCGCATCGAGTCGCTGCCCGAAGCCGACCTGCGCGATGCGCTGGCCACCATGCGCCACCTGCCGCTGCCGCCACGGCTCAAGCCGGGCCAGAGCCTGGACGGCCTGGTGGTGGAGGAGCAGGTCCACGCCTCCCGCGCCACCATCCTGTACCGGGTACGCGACCCGGCCACCGGCCGCAGGCTGGTGCTGAAAACCCTGCAGCCGGAGCGCGACAACGACCCGGCGGAACGTTCCGCCTTCGCGCATGAGGAATGGCTGGCGCGGCGCGCGGTGGCGCGCTTCTTCCCGCAGGTGGTGACGCTGTCGGAGCGCAGCTGCCTTTACTACCTGAGCACCTGGCATGACGGCGCGACGCTGCAGCAGCATCTGGATGCCGGCCGCCATTTCACGATGCCGGAAGTCGTCACCGAAGGCAGCCGCCTGGTACGGGCGCTGGGCGCGCTGCACCGGCGCAGCATCATTCACCGCGACATCAAGCCCGCCAATGTGCATCTGGGCGACGACGGCGAGCTGCGGGTGCTCGACCTGGGCGTGGCCCAGTCCGGCCTGGAAGCCGGCGCCGGCCCCTCGGCGCCACAGGCCGGCACGCCGTCCTTCCTGGCGCCGGAACAATATGACAATGCGGTGCCGTCGCGCCAGACCGATATCTATGCTGCCGGCGTCACGCTGTACCTGATGCTGACCCGCCAGTATCCATACGGCGAGATCGAAGCCTTCCAGCGGCCGCGCTTCGGCGAGCCCGCGCCGCCCACGCGCTACCGGCCGGACGTGCCGCTGTGGCTGGAGAATGTGCTGTTGAAGGCAGTGGCCAGGAATCCGGCGGACCGCTTCGAGACCGCCGAGGAATTCCTGCTGGCGCTGGAACGCGGCCCCAGCAGGCCGCTGCCCGCACCGGCCGCGGTACCGCTGGCCAGGCGCGACCCTGCCATGCTGTGGCGGGGGGTGGCGGCGGTGTCCATCGTGCTGAACCTGCTGCTGCTCTATCTGGTGGCGCTTCGCTGA
- a CDS encoding nitrate/nitrite transporter, giving the protein MQKTSFWKAGHTPTLLAAFFYFDLSFMVWVILGPLAVQISKDLGLTAAQKGLMVATPLLAGALLRIVMGVLVDHLKPKKAGLIGQLVVLAGLTWAWLGKLDSYHSMLTLGILLGMAGAAFAVALPLASRWYPPEHQGTALGIAGAGNSGTAFAALFAPALAMAFGWQNVFGLCLIPLGVALAVYLIFAKDAPSAPPPKSLVEYLHVLKDKDAWWFMFFYGVTFGGFSGLASSLAIYFNGQYGLSPVTAGYFTAACVFAGSLVRPLGGRMADRIGGIKTLSIMYLLAALFLFIASFGLPSAAMAVVVFVLAMLALGTGNGAVFQLVPQRFRKEIGVMTGLVGMAGGVGGFYLASSLGFSKQMTGSYQLGLTIFASLALLALVGLSVVKGRWRTTWGSAAMTTAKI; this is encoded by the coding sequence ATGCAAAAAACCTCATTCTGGAAAGCCGGGCATACCCCAACCCTGCTGGCCGCCTTCTTCTACTTCGATCTCAGCTTCATGGTGTGGGTAATCCTCGGCCCGCTGGCCGTGCAGATATCGAAGGATCTCGGCCTGACCGCGGCGCAAAAGGGCCTGATGGTTGCCACGCCGCTGCTGGCAGGCGCTTTGCTGCGCATCGTGATGGGCGTGCTGGTCGACCATCTGAAACCCAAGAAGGCCGGACTGATCGGCCAGCTGGTGGTGCTGGCCGGCCTGACCTGGGCCTGGCTGGGCAAGCTCGACAGCTACCACAGCATGCTGACCCTGGGCATCCTGCTCGGCATGGCCGGCGCCGCCTTCGCGGTGGCGCTGCCGCTGGCGTCGCGCTGGTATCCGCCCGAGCACCAGGGCACGGCGCTGGGCATTGCCGGCGCCGGCAATTCAGGCACCGCTTTCGCCGCCCTGTTCGCGCCGGCGCTGGCCATGGCCTTCGGCTGGCAGAATGTGTTCGGCCTGTGCCTGATCCCATTGGGCGTGGCGCTGGCGGTCTACCTGATCTTTGCCAAGGATGCGCCGTCTGCACCGCCGCCGAAGTCGCTGGTGGAATACCTGCATGTGCTGAAGGACAAGGACGCCTGGTGGTTCATGTTCTTCTACGGCGTCACCTTCGGCGGCTTTTCCGGGCTGGCCTCGTCGCTGGCCATCTACTTCAACGGCCAGTACGGCCTGTCGCCGGTGACGGCCGGCTACTTCACCGCCGCCTGCGTCTTCGCCGGCTCGCTGGTGCGGCCCCTGGGCGGACGCATGGCCGACCGCATCGGCGGCATCAAGACCCTGTCCATCATGTACCTGCTGGCCGCGCTGTTCCTGTTCATCGCCAGCTTCGGCCTGCCCTCGGCGGCGATGGCCGTGGTGGTGTTCGTGCTGGCGATGCTGGCGCTGGGCACCGGCAACGGCGCGGTGTTCCAATTGGTGCCGCAGCGCTTTCGCAAGGAGATCGGCGTGATGACGGGACTGGTCGGCATGGCCGGCGGCGTCGGCGGCTTCTATCTTGCCTCCAGCCTGGGCTTTTCCAAGCAGATGACCGGCAGCTATCAGCTGGGCCTGACCATCTTCGCCTCGCTGGCCCTGCTGGCGCTGGTCGGCCTGTCGGTGGTGAAGGGCCGCTGGCGCACCACCTGGGGCAGCGCGGCGATGACGACGGCCAAGATCTGA
- the nirB gene encoding nitrite reductase large subunit NirB yields the protein MKKLKLVMVGNGMAGVRTLEELLKIAPDIYDITVFGAEPYANYNRILLSPVLAGEQTIQDIMLNDVDWYAQNNITLHLGKKITRIDRARRMVVAEDGTVAEYDRLLLATGSTPFMLPVPGRDLAGVISYRDIHDTNAMIAAAEKHSHAVVIGGGLLGLEAANGLKLRGMDVTVVHLPGWLMERQLDPVAGKMLQKSLEDRGLKFLLAKNTQELVGDDNGHVQAIRFTDGLEVPAQLVVMAVGIRPNTALAEASGIHCNRGIVVNDTMQTYDPRIYAVGECVNHRGTAYGLVAPLFEMAKVAANHLASFGIGRYQGSVTSTKLKVTGIDLFSAGEFMGGEGTEEIVLSDPLGGVYKKLVIKDDKLVGACLYGDTVDGSWYFRLLREGKDIGEIRDSLMFGEANTGRPGDTGHEGFTMAAAMPDSAEVCGCNGVCKGAIVSAIKEKGLFTLEDVRKHTKASASCGSCTGLVEQIIMFTAGGDYSAATKAKPMCGCTDHTHQEARDAIRQNKLLTVADVMRFMEWRTPNGCASCRPAINYYLISTWPHEAIDDPQSRFINERSHANIQKDGTYSVIPRMWGGETSAADLRRIADVVDKYAIPTVKVTGGQRIDLLGVKKEDLPAVWKDLGMPSGLAYAKGLRTVKTCVGSEWCRFGTQNSTLLGQQMEKALARMYSPHKVKIAVSGCPRNCAESGIKDVGVIGVDSGWEIYVGGNGGIKTEVAHFFVKLKTHEEVLEYAGAFLQLYREEGWYLERTVHYLARVGLDHVKKMVLEDHEGRRALYERLLFSLDGLPDPWHEFDRAQVDARQFTPLTV from the coding sequence ATGAAGAAGCTGAAATTGGTCATGGTCGGCAATGGCATGGCAGGCGTGCGCACTCTGGAAGAACTGCTCAAGATCGCGCCAGACATCTACGACATCACGGTATTCGGCGCCGAGCCTTATGCCAACTACAACCGCATCCTGCTCTCGCCGGTGCTGGCCGGCGAGCAGACCATACAGGACATCATGCTCAACGATGTCGACTGGTATGCGCAGAACAACATCACCCTGCATCTTGGCAAGAAGATCACCAGGATAGACCGCGCCCGCCGCATGGTGGTGGCCGAGGATGGCACGGTGGCCGAATACGACCGGCTGCTGCTGGCCACCGGCTCCACGCCTTTCATGCTGCCGGTGCCGGGGCGCGACCTGGCAGGTGTGATTTCCTATCGCGACATCCACGACACCAATGCAATGATCGCGGCGGCCGAGAAGCATAGCCATGCGGTGGTGATCGGCGGCGGCCTGCTGGGCCTGGAAGCGGCGAATGGCCTGAAGCTGCGCGGCATGGATGTGACGGTGGTGCACCTGCCCGGCTGGCTGATGGAACGCCAGCTCGATCCGGTCGCCGGCAAGATGCTGCAGAAGTCGCTGGAAGACCGCGGCCTGAAGTTCCTGCTGGCAAAGAACACCCAGGAACTGGTGGGCGACGACAACGGGCATGTGCAGGCGATCCGCTTCACGGACGGCCTGGAAGTGCCGGCGCAGCTGGTGGTAATGGCCGTGGGCATCCGTCCCAACACCGCGCTGGCCGAAGCCAGCGGCATTCACTGCAACCGCGGCATCGTGGTCAACGACACCATGCAGACCTACGACCCGCGCATCTACGCGGTGGGCGAATGCGTCAACCATCGCGGCACCGCCTATGGCCTGGTGGCGCCGCTGTTCGAGATGGCCAAGGTCGCGGCCAATCACCTGGCCAGCTTCGGCATCGGCCGCTACCAGGGCTCGGTCACGTCCACCAAGCTCAAGGTCACCGGCATCGACCTGTTCTCGGCCGGCGAGTTCATGGGCGGCGAGGGCACCGAGGAAATCGTGCTGTCCGACCCGCTTGGCGGCGTCTACAAGAAGCTGGTGATCAAGGATGACAAGCTGGTCGGCGCCTGCCTGTATGGCGATACGGTCGATGGCAGCTGGTATTTCAGGCTGCTGCGCGAAGGCAAGGATATCGGCGAGATCCGCGACAGCCTGATGTTCGGGGAAGCCAACACCGGCCGCCCCGGCGACACCGGCCATGAAGGCTTTACCATGGCAGCCGCCATGCCCGACAGCGCCGAAGTCTGCGGCTGCAATGGCGTGTGCAAGGGCGCCATCGTCAGCGCCATCAAGGAAAAGGGCTTGTTTACATTGGAAGACGTGCGCAAGCACACCAAGGCCTCGGCCTCCTGCGGCTCCTGCACCGGCCTGGTGGAGCAGATCATCATGTTTACCGCCGGCGGCGACTACTCGGCTGCCACCAAGGCCAAGCCGATGTGCGGCTGCACCGACCACACCCACCAGGAAGCGCGCGACGCGATCCGCCAGAACAAGCTGCTGACCGTGGCCGACGTAATGCGCTTCATGGAATGGCGCACGCCCAACGGCTGCGCCAGCTGCCGACCCGCAATCAATTACTACCTGATCTCGACCTGGCCGCACGAAGCCATCGACGACCCGCAGTCGCGCTTCATCAACGAGCGCTCGCATGCCAACATCCAGAAGGACGGCACCTACTCGGTGATTCCGCGCATGTGGGGCGGCGAGACCAGCGCGGCCGACCTGCGCCGCATCGCCGACGTGGTCGACAAGTATGCGATCCCCACCGTGAAGGTCACCGGCGGCCAGCGCATCGACCTGCTGGGCGTGAAGAAGGAAGACCTGCCGGCGGTGTGGAAGGACCTCGGCATGCCGTCCGGCCTGGCCTATGCAAAGGGCCTGCGCACGGTCAAGACCTGCGTCGGCTCCGAGTGGTGCCGCTTCGGCACCCAGAACTCGACGCTTCTCGGCCAGCAGATGGAGAAGGCGCTGGCGCGCATGTATTCGCCGCACAAGGTCAAGATCGCGGTGTCGGGCTGCCCGCGCAATTGCGCCGAGTCCGGCATCAAGGACGTCGGCGTGATCGGCGTCGATTCCGGCTGGGAGATCTATGTCGGCGGCAACGGCGGCATCAAGACCGAGGTTGCGCATTTCTTCGTCAAGCTGAAGACCCATGAGGAAGTGCTCGAATATGCCGGCGCCTTCCTGCAGCTCTACCGCGAGGAGGGCTGGTACCTGGAGCGCACCGTGCATTACCTGGCGCGGGTGGGGCTGGACCATGTGAAGAAGATGGTGCTGGAAGACCACGAGGGCCGGCGCGCCCTGTACGAGCGGCTGCTGTTCTCGCTCGACGGCCTGCCCGACCCGTGGCACGAGTTCGACCGCGCCCAGGTCGATGCCCGCCAGTTCACGCCATTGACGGTGTGA
- the nirD gene encoding nitrite reductase small subunit NirD, producing MSNQWKAVCSVADIPVLGARVVKRATQPDVAIFRNSEDAVFALLDRCPHRGGPLSQGIVFGERVACPLHNWSIELGSGCAVAPDEGCTQKFSVKVEDGQVYLDVAELNATVDEAA from the coding sequence ATGTCGAATCAATGGAAAGCCGTCTGCAGCGTCGCAGACATTCCCGTGCTTGGCGCACGGGTCGTCAAGCGGGCAACGCAGCCCGACGTGGCGATTTTCCGCAACAGCGAGGATGCCGTGTTTGCCCTGCTGGACCGCTGCCCGCATCGCGGCGGACCGCTGTCGCAGGGCATCGTGTTTGGCGAGCGGGTTGCGTGCCCGCTGCATAACTGGAGCATCGAACTGGGCTCCGGCTGCGCGGTGGCGCCGGACGAGGGCTGCACCCAGAAGTTCAGCGTGAAGGTGGAAGATGGCCAGGTGTACCTGGACGTCGCGGAACTGAACGCGACGGTGGATGAAGCCGCATGA